The following proteins are encoded in a genomic region of Paenibacillus sp. FSL H3-0469:
- a CDS encoding PLP-dependent aminotransferase family protein gives MMFVNRNDKAPIWQQLLNQAIHNITQGIWAPGELLLPSRVLAEQLGVSRSTVQLVYEELLSRGYTVTSRRGGTRVSDWNPAIEAPQEESVPEGPVPPSLPLLNSAVDQLQDWFGGHQPQAVEIDFTPHEPYVDRTFQNHWRQSLLHASAAMDVSDWSYGNPYGLLPLREQIQRYLLLERGIRIETDQILLTSGAQHSLDLIAQSLLTEGDTVSVEDPGFPAAWMAMNYRQMHVAPVPVDGHGLVVDQIHPESRLVFVTPSHQCAIGSVMSEPRRQQLLHQTVQEQLWIIEDGYDSEFRYRGDPLPTLYSQAPNNTLYMMSFSKMIAPAIRISAIVGPARAIAQLARVQELTYRHLPVMDQLTLTHFIQKGHFMRHMRRVRNVYRRRHEAITKAITASGLGERFTLSGAETGLHVFLEAEPDYNEEAVTRLALEQGIRVYPLAHYCLKSRRKGWVLGFAKVDEALIEQGIHRLAGLLL, from the coding sequence ATAATGTTCGTCAACCGTAACGACAAGGCCCCGATCTGGCAGCAATTGCTGAATCAGGCCATTCATAATATTACACAAGGCATCTGGGCGCCGGGCGAGCTGCTGCTCCCTTCACGCGTGCTCGCCGAGCAGCTTGGAGTCTCCCGCTCCACGGTGCAGCTCGTCTACGAGGAGCTGCTCAGCAGAGGGTATACCGTCACCTCCCGGCGGGGCGGAACACGGGTAAGCGACTGGAACCCGGCCATTGAAGCGCCTCAAGAGGAGTCGGTGCCGGAAGGACCCGTTCCTCCTTCCCTTCCCCTGCTGAACTCAGCGGTAGATCAGCTGCAGGACTGGTTCGGAGGCCATCAGCCTCAGGCGGTGGAGATCGATTTCACCCCCCACGAGCCTTATGTGGATAGAACCTTCCAGAACCACTGGCGGCAATCGCTGCTTCACGCCTCCGCCGCAATGGACGTATCCGACTGGTCCTACGGCAATCCCTATGGTCTCCTGCCGCTTAGGGAGCAAATCCAGCGTTATTTGCTGCTTGAGCGGGGGATACGGATTGAGACCGATCAGATTCTGTTGACCTCAGGCGCACAGCACAGTCTTGATCTGATTGCCCAATCCCTTCTCACAGAAGGCGATACCGTCTCTGTGGAAGATCCCGGCTTCCCTGCGGCCTGGATGGCGATGAATTACCGGCAGATGCACGTAGCCCCTGTCCCGGTAGACGGGCATGGTCTTGTGGTTGACCAGATCCACCCGGAATCGCGGCTGGTGTTCGTAACTCCATCGCACCAGTGCGCCATAGGCTCCGTGATGTCAGAGCCGCGCAGGCAGCAATTGCTGCACCAGACCGTTCAGGAGCAGCTATGGATTATAGAAGACGGCTATGACAGTGAATTCCGCTACCGCGGCGACCCGTTGCCCACGCTCTATAGCCAGGCGCCGAATAATACCCTGTATATGATGAGCTTCTCCAAAATGATCGCCCCGGCCATCCGCATCTCGGCGATTGTCGGCCCGGCCCGGGCCATTGCCCAGTTGGCGCGTGTACAGGAGCTGACCTACCGCCACCTTCCGGTGATGGACCAGCTCACCTTGACCCACTTCATCCAGAAGGGGCATTTCATGCGCCATATGCGCAGAGTCCGCAATGTCTACCGCCGGAGACATGAAGCCATCACCAAAGCGATAACCGCAAGCGGTCTAGGCGAACGGTTCACCCTGAGCGGAGCAGAGACGGGGCTGCATGTCTTCCTTGAGGCGGAGCCGGACTACAACGAGGAAGCCGTGACCCGGTTAGCGCTGGAGCAGGGAATTCGGGTATACCCGCTTGCCCATTACTGCCTTAAAAGCCGCAGGAAGGGCTGGGTGCTGGGGTTCGCCAAGGTGGATGAGGCCTTGATTGAGCAGGGGATTCACCGGCTGGCCGGGCTGCTCTTATAA
- a CDS encoding collagen-like protein yields MGFIPVPGGGGGFPGIPGFPGGPGLPGGPGTPGIPGGGPGGFPGTPGGAPGGVAAPTAPPPQFVPQAPAVTAYAVDPGGIRGCLFHNTYIWLNNGEQFWFYPVFVGRNSIAGFRWNGFFWGYFGIDLNRVSSFTCF; encoded by the coding sequence ATGGGATTTATACCAGTGCCGGGAGGCGGCGGAGGATTTCCGGGGATACCGGGATTTCCGGGTGGACCAGGCTTGCCGGGAGGGCCGGGGACTCCAGGGATTCCAGGCGGAGGGCCCGGAGGATTTCCGGGAACGCCCGGGGGTGCGCCGGGAGGAGTAGCAGCACCGACAGCGCCACCGCCGCAATTCGTACCGCAAGCACCGGCGGTTACGGCTTATGCGGTTGACCCCGGCGGCATCAGAGGCTGCCTGTTCCACAATACGTATATCTGGCTGAATAACGGGGAGCAATTCTGGTTCTATCCGGTATTTGTGGGCCGGAATTCGATTGCCGGCTTCCGGTGGAACGGCTTCTTCTGGGGATACTTCGGAATTGATCTGAACCGGGTTAGCTCGTTCACCTGCTTCTAG
- a CDS encoding GNAT family N-acetyltransferase, protein MYTIYKHCPIFKNEQITLRPVQEEDIAGLLNCYADQKAVPFFNSDNCNGDTFYYPTAERMKQALDFWRYSYDAEQFVRMTIIWNPTDEIIGSVEMFNRGEAPGYGVHGVLRIDLMSVYEQEGVLSAVLELVQEHFYYEFGVEWIMTKAIDAAVERRTVLTGQGYIPLKEFELSDYYGRVKMEL, encoded by the coding sequence ATGTACACCATCTATAAGCATTGTCCAATATTTAAAAATGAACAGATCACCCTGCGGCCGGTGCAAGAGGAAGATATTGCAGGTCTGCTTAACTGTTACGCAGATCAGAAGGCGGTACCCTTTTTTAACTCGGATAATTGCAACGGCGATACGTTTTACTATCCAACAGCGGAGCGGATGAAGCAGGCGCTTGATTTCTGGCGGTACAGCTATGACGCGGAGCAGTTTGTCCGCATGACGATCATCTGGAATCCTACTGACGAGATCATCGGAAGTGTGGAGATGTTTAACCGCGGGGAGGCTCCCGGCTATGGGGTGCATGGCGTGTTGCGCATAGATCTGATGAGCGTTTATGAGCAGGAAGGGGTGCTGAGCGCTGTCCTGGAGCTGGTGCAGGAGCATTTCTACTATGAATTCGGTGTGGAATGGATCATGACCAAAGCTATCGACGCTGCGGTAGAGCGCAGGACTGTTCTTACAGGGCAGGGGTATATTCCGCTCAAGGAGTTCGAGTTATCGGATTATTATGGCCGTGTCAAAATGGAGCTATAG
- a CDS encoding phosphotransferase yields MYPKPKAMRSVLDPKYLEYCLSSLYDLGDWKDCLFWLRGLNDTYRIRTGTGTYILRIYRQSIAESDVVYELSLLTQLEHQLSAVHTKVSVPLPQKNSSLYTVIDAPEGPRAAVIYSYLTGTENVLHDEESCASFGKSAAELHAAMDRVSLDLPRPDLDTRALISRPLDRIVDYLGEGHRSAAYLREFAGALTERINAASPGLDWGICHGDLHGNNNAFQEGDTFTHYDFEWAAPGWRAYDLAQVRHRKRLPHEKKEPLWQALMSGYRSVRDFSEQDESAIDLFMMARRLWVMGLDVEFISDSGALDYTEDWLEEFIDEFRSYDIV; encoded by the coding sequence ATGTATCCTAAACCGAAGGCCATGCGTTCCGTTCTAGATCCAAAGTATCTGGAATACTGTCTGAGTTCTCTGTATGACCTTGGAGATTGGAAGGATTGCCTGTTCTGGTTACGCGGCCTGAACGATACTTACAGAATCCGTACCGGCACAGGCACATATATTCTTCGGATCTACCGCCAATCGATAGCTGAAAGTGATGTTGTCTATGAATTGTCCCTCTTGACACAGCTGGAACACCAACTGAGCGCAGTACATACAAAGGTTTCCGTTCCCCTCCCTCAAAAGAACAGCAGTTTATATACGGTCATCGATGCGCCGGAGGGCCCGAGAGCTGCCGTGATTTACAGTTATCTGACAGGCACGGAGAACGTGCTGCATGATGAGGAATCATGTGCTTCCTTCGGAAAATCCGCTGCTGAATTGCATGCTGCCATGGACAGGGTCTCCTTAGATTTGCCTAGACCGGATCTGGATACCCGCGCTCTGATCTCCCGGCCGCTGGACCGTATTGTGGATTATCTCGGTGAGGGACACCGCTCAGCTGCGTACCTGCGAGAGTTCGCCGGTGCATTAACGGAGCGGATCAACGCTGCTAGTCCGGGCCTGGACTGGGGGATCTGCCACGGAGATTTGCACGGGAATAACAATGCCTTCCAGGAAGGCGATACGTTCACGCATTATGATTTTGAATGGGCGGCTCCGGGTTGGCGGGCCTACGACTTGGCCCAGGTCCGGCACAGAAAACGTCTGCCGCACGAGAAGAAGGAACCGCTGTGGCAGGCATTAATGTCGGGTTACCGCTCGGTCAGAGACTTTTCCGAACAAGATGAATCTGCAATTGATCTGTTTATGATGGCCCGCCGGTTGTGGGTGATGGGACTGGATGTCGAGTTCATTAGTGACAGCGGTGCGCTGGATTATACGGAAGACTGGCTGGAGGAGTTCATTGATGAGTTCCGCTCTTACGATATAGTCTGA
- a CDS encoding NAD(P)-dependent oxidoreductase codes for MRLRDKVVLVTGVTGTAGDKIAKRCLSEGAEVKGLIRNKDQIALCEKLGITPVIGDLTDRAAMKDALQNVNVIIHAAAYLGEDQGIAEASNIQGVQSLAHGAVSAGVERFVHISTVSVYGHFDGEVELDEASSLAFGHGEVYISTKCESERIVQAAMADGLPSVILRPGVICSDSNSHWGDRLITKLADCGEVDWIHPEDLTPWVHADNLAEMCVLAATQPAAVNQCYNAIDGNYPEKDFTMRIGLALNKKFIIPGGDPIRTAYTCDKIKNELGYSPVKTFEETVVRLEQQARGELNVS; via the coding sequence ATGAGACTTCGAGATAAAGTCGTTCTCGTTACAGGTGTTACGGGCACAGCAGGAGATAAGATTGCAAAAAGATGCCTCAGCGAGGGAGCGGAGGTCAAGGGACTTATCCGAAATAAGGACCAGATCGCACTATGTGAAAAGCTAGGCATTACACCCGTCATCGGAGACTTGACCGATAGAGCGGCCATGAAGGACGCACTTCAAAATGTGAACGTTATCATTCACGCTGCGGCGTATCTGGGGGAGGACCAGGGGATTGCCGAGGCATCCAATATCCAGGGGGTCCAGAGTCTGGCCCACGGCGCTGTATCTGCGGGAGTGGAGCGCTTCGTGCATATTTCTACGGTATCGGTCTATGGTCATTTTGATGGAGAGGTGGAGCTGGATGAGGCCAGCAGTCTTGCCTTCGGCCACGGGGAGGTCTACATTTCAACCAAGTGTGAATCGGAACGGATTGTACAGGCTGCAATGGCTGACGGGCTGCCAAGTGTGATCCTACGTCCTGGAGTGATCTGCTCCGATTCCAACTCGCACTGGGGCGACAGACTGATTACTAAGCTTGCTGATTGCGGAGAAGTGGACTGGATTCATCCGGAGGACTTAACGCCCTGGGTGCACGCGGACAACCTGGCTGAGATGTGTGTACTGGCAGCGACGCAGCCTGCGGCTGTGAATCAGTGCTATAACGCCATTGACGGAAATTATCCGGAGAAAGATTTTACGATGCGGATCGGTCTTGCCTTGAACAAGAAGTTCATTATACCGGGCGGAGACCCTATAAGAACGGCATATACTTGCGACAAAATAAAAAACGAGCTGGGCTACAGCCCGGTCAAAACGTTCGAGGAGACCGTTGTCCGGCTGGAGCAGCAAGCTAGGGGAGAGCTAAATGTATCCTAA
- a CDS encoding class I adenylate-forming enzyme family protein, which translates to MLLSEILPHVARLQPDRYATKYRNEYLTYQQLLHQVSCVAGGLKDLGVGPGERVALAADPCPYLVIAECAVIAIGAIPVTVSPGLTPAEMHQILEDAAPTAIVYDADYPRITSSLSAPSVAFTISFEPVNGGLSLENLIAVSSPLTEWYIAEPDDVALLIYTGGTTGRSKGVMHSHRAIRKWAFMNPARGGGHNPAKKSLVPNQAHLTGQFILWTTLFEGGCLIYPDSYPLQVNEVIDIIEREQIRFLGTVGLLFRDITALAGNHSREVGSVAGISCGGAPISGKTLHEALEVFPNAQVSEVYSQTESGQFISFLSVQECLAEGKLHRLQSVGNPSHMERWGQKPFEIRIVNDSGQEVEQGDIGEILCRSEQIMLGYWNNPGETGKTIRNGWLYTGDLGRLDEDGYLYIVDRKKDMIIVGASNVYCVEVEQVISAHPSILEAAVIGTPLPDEGEEVTAVVVLKHMQTLALEDLQQFCGQSIAEYKLPTRLVITHSLFRTSVGKIDKKAIKNSIY; encoded by the coding sequence ATGCTTCTTTCAGAAATATTGCCTCATGTGGCCCGGTTACAGCCAGATCGCTATGCTACAAAGTATAGAAATGAGTATCTGACCTATCAACAATTACTGCATCAGGTAAGCTGTGTGGCGGGAGGGCTGAAGGACTTGGGAGTAGGTCCCGGTGAACGGGTGGCGCTTGCAGCTGATCCTTGCCCATATCTTGTGATTGCAGAATGTGCCGTAATTGCTATAGGAGCCATTCCAGTTACGGTTTCTCCAGGTTTGACTCCTGCAGAGATGCATCAGATCCTTGAAGATGCTGCCCCAACAGCTATAGTGTACGATGCGGATTATCCTAGAATAACCTCTTCTCTTTCAGCGCCCAGTGTAGCTTTTACCATCTCGTTTGAGCCGGTCAACGGCGGCCTGTCCTTAGAGAATTTAATAGCGGTGTCCTCTCCACTAACAGAATGGTATATAGCAGAGCCGGATGATGTCGCTCTTCTTATTTATACCGGGGGTACAACGGGACGCTCCAAGGGAGTGATGCACTCCCATCGTGCGATCAGAAAGTGGGCTTTCATGAACCCTGCAAGGGGCGGAGGGCATAATCCGGCCAAGAAATCGCTTGTTCCTAATCAAGCCCATCTTACCGGCCAATTTATCCTTTGGACAACTCTTTTTGAAGGGGGCTGTCTCATTTATCCGGATTCTTATCCGCTGCAGGTTAACGAAGTCATAGACATTATTGAGCGCGAGCAGATCAGATTTCTGGGAACAGTCGGACTTCTGTTCAGGGATATCACTGCCTTGGCAGGCAACCATTCCAGAGAAGTCGGGTCCGTGGCAGGCATATCCTGCGGAGGTGCTCCTATCAGTGGGAAGACCTTGCATGAAGCGCTTGAAGTATTCCCTAACGCGCAGGTATCCGAGGTGTATTCACAGACGGAGAGCGGCCAATTTATCAGCTTCTTATCCGTGCAGGAGTGTCTTGCAGAAGGGAAGCTGCATCGGCTGCAATCGGTCGGAAATCCATCCCATATGGAACGCTGGGGCCAGAAGCCTTTTGAGATTCGTATAGTCAATGACTCAGGGCAAGAAGTAGAGCAAGGAGACATTGGCGAGATCCTATGCCGAAGTGAACAGATTATGCTTGGCTACTGGAACAACCCGGGAGAGACAGGCAAGACCATCCGAAATGGGTGGCTCTATACGGGGGATCTTGGCAGACTGGATGAAGACGGCTATTTATACATTGTAGACCGCAAGAAAGACATGATTATAGTAGGAGCTTCTAATGTCTACTGCGTTGAAGTGGAGCAGGTAATAAGCGCACACCCCTCTATTCTTGAGGCTGCTGTTATAGGAACACCCTTGCCGGATGAAGGCGAAGAAGTCACAGCAGTAGTTGTACTTAAGCATATGCAGACACTCGCTCTAGAGGACTTGCAACAATTCTGCGGTCAATCGATAGCTGAATATAAGCTGCCTACCCGATTAGTGATTACTCACTCACTATTCAGGACATCCGTAGGCAAAATAGATAAGAAGGCGATAAAAAATAGTATTTACTAA
- a CDS encoding SMI1/KNR4 family protein: MELEKQTAQLERIKTKLGQALCKDAEFAEFGASSHQYKLKEKLPAEELADWEARYGVQLPEPFAGFLIEIGNGGAGPYYGIYPLDQATSYTELPALQGRAALHPGMTAEEWNLLTEPLTGERDIPDEEYEKARNKALGGMLCIGTQGCDYEMYLVLEGKHRGRIVYTSDFYPDHPFFFVYEDNFLDWYERWLDEIIMDYHNPWFGTRLPGDENTLIQLYRTTPDGKLQVKALEAMFKFKRIAPTTLEFLNNVAEQSPRDSKTAISLLCKTTFAAGRPYLLKLLQSDDAEGVLHALIILNTHGKNQDRTEFIPLIRQRLEHVDDAETLRYAGYILKDCDAVSFSDFAPFLCHASLDMQTAAVYAVRDCRNKQENGEIIGQMFRSGGTEVVRSTISYWDVIIPHEKLLPYYKAVWPEYKRNPNFREKFAACLRELHLPDDYFG; encoded by the coding sequence ATGGAGTTAGAGAAGCAGACAGCGCAGCTTGAGCGGATCAAGACGAAGCTGGGGCAGGCTCTGTGCAAGGATGCGGAGTTCGCAGAATTCGGGGCCTCATCGCATCAATACAAGCTGAAAGAGAAGCTTCCGGCAGAGGAGCTGGCGGATTGGGAGGCCCGTTACGGGGTCCAGCTTCCTGAGCCTTTTGCCGGGTTCCTGATAGAGATCGGCAACGGCGGGGCTGGACCGTATTACGGAATCTATCCGCTTGATCAGGCAACCTCTTATACCGAGCTTCCTGCTCTCCAGGGGCGGGCGGCACTTCATCCGGGGATGACCGCAGAGGAATGGAATCTCCTGACGGAGCCGCTGACGGGCGAGCGGGACATCCCGGATGAAGAATACGAGAAGGCCAGAAACAAGGCGCTTGGCGGAATGCTGTGTATCGGCACCCAGGGCTGCGATTATGAGATGTATCTGGTGCTGGAAGGGAAGCATCGGGGAAGGATTGTGTATACTTCGGATTTTTATCCCGATCACCCGTTCTTCTTCGTCTATGAGGACAACTTCCTGGACTGGTACGAGCGTTGGCTGGATGAGATTATTATGGATTATCACAACCCATGGTTTGGCACCCGGCTGCCGGGTGACGAGAATACGCTCATTCAGTTGTATCGGACCACCCCTGACGGGAAGCTGCAGGTCAAGGCGCTGGAGGCTATGTTCAAGTTCAAGCGAATCGCCCCGACCACCCTGGAATTCCTTAACAATGTGGCTGAGCAAAGCCCCCGGGATTCCAAGACAGCCATCTCGCTGCTCTGCAAAACAACTTTTGCGGCGGGCAGGCCCTATCTGCTGAAGCTGTTGCAGTCGGATGACGCGGAGGGAGTGCTGCACGCCTTAATCATTCTGAATACTCACGGCAAGAATCAGGACCGGACCGAATTTATTCCGCTGATCCGGCAGAGGCTTGAGCACGTTGACGACGCAGAAACCCTGCGTTATGCAGGTTATATCCTCAAAGACTGCGATGCTGTAAGCTTCAGCGACTTCGCACCCTTCCTGTGCCATGCCAGCCTGGATATGCAGACGGCTGCGGTCTATGCCGTGAGAGATTGCCGGAACAAGCAGGAGAACGGGGAGATCATTGGACAAATGTTCCGCAGTGGTGGTACAGAGGTGGTGCGCAGCACCATTTCATATTGGGACGTTATTATTCCGCATGAGAAGCTGCTGCCTTACTATAAGGCGGTCTGGCCGGAATACAAACGGAATCCTAATTTCAGGGAAAAGTTCGCTGCTTGCCTGCGGGAACTGCACTTGCCGGACGATTATTTCGGCTGA
- the dhaK gene encoding dihydroxyacetone kinase subunit DhaK — MKKIINDPSDLVREMCSGLVMAYPQLTFDSKYKIISRSAPNPDKVTLISGGGSGHEPAHAGLVGPGMLDAAVCGDVFASPSQIQVYQAIRNHTGHKGALLIIKNYSGDIMNFQNAAYLAAEDGLAVDYVKVEDDIAVEDSLYTVGRRGVAGTILVHKVAGAAAEAGLPLSEVKQAAQHAAEHVRSLGFAFTSCTVPAKGTPTFQLQEDEMEYGVGIHGEPGIRREKLLSADELAERMITALLASLNLDQPGGGEVVVLVNGFGATPLQELYLLNHSVIRSLGERGIIIRQSLVGNYMTSIDMAGASISLMKLDDELRRWLAEPCDTPALRLTGKLGPVQYVSPLPQQESQAEVSLTAETDPGFAILHDERLRLTNIIYLVDKMSEIIIANETPFCELDAHAGDGDFGMSVAKGFKQLKREWKELVQHHATDIGSFLQACSLIIMEHCGGASGPIWGSAFRSAGKYATGRTSLNTLEMAGMLEAAVQGIQATGERSFGRGAVVGDKTLIDALIPCAEAWKSSAEQKLSLKEAFAKAAEAAVTGAERTKSIVARMGRAGTVGERSIGYPDAGAFALGVIFTELSNAVQ, encoded by the coding sequence TGAGCCGGCGCATGCCGGGCTGGTCGGACCGGGAATGCTCGATGCCGCAGTCTGCGGGGATGTCTTCGCCTCCCCGTCACAGATTCAGGTCTATCAGGCGATCCGCAACCATACCGGCCATAAGGGCGCGCTGCTGATCATCAAGAATTACAGCGGCGATATAATGAATTTCCAGAATGCGGCTTATCTGGCGGCTGAGGACGGCCTGGCTGTGGACTATGTGAAGGTTGAGGATGACATTGCAGTAGAAGACAGCCTGTATACTGTAGGGCGAAGAGGGGTAGCAGGCACGATTCTGGTGCATAAGGTTGCCGGGGCGGCTGCTGAGGCCGGACTGCCGCTCTCAGAGGTGAAGCAGGCCGCGCAGCATGCGGCAGAGCATGTGCGCAGTCTTGGTTTTGCTTTTACCTCATGCACGGTTCCGGCCAAGGGTACGCCTACCTTCCAGCTTCAGGAGGATGAGATGGAGTATGGGGTCGGCATTCATGGGGAGCCGGGCATCCGCAGAGAAAAGCTGCTGAGCGCCGATGAGCTGGCGGAACGTATGATCACTGCCCTGCTGGCCAGTCTGAACCTGGATCAGCCGGGCGGCGGAGAAGTGGTAGTGCTGGTCAACGGCTTCGGCGCAACCCCTCTGCAGGAGCTGTATCTGCTCAATCACTCTGTAATCCGCAGTCTGGGAGAACGGGGAATCATCATCCGCCAATCGCTTGTAGGCAACTATATGACAAGCATAGATATGGCCGGCGCTTCCATCAGCCTGATGAAGCTGGATGATGAGCTGCGCAGATGGCTTGCTGAGCCTTGCGATACTCCGGCGCTCCGGTTAACGGGTAAGCTTGGACCGGTGCAATATGTCAGCCCTCTTCCGCAGCAGGAGTCTCAGGCAGAGGTGAGCCTGACGGCAGAGACTGATCCGGGCTTCGCCATCCTCCATGATGAGCGGTTGCGGCTTACGAACATCATCTATCTGGTGGATAAGATGAGTGAGATTATTATCGCGAATGAGACTCCCTTCTGTGAGCTGGATGCCCATGCCGGTGATGGAGATTTCGGGATGAGTGTCGCCAAGGGCTTCAAGCAATTGAAGCGGGAATGGAAGGAGCTTGTGCAGCATCACGCTACGGATATCGGCAGCTTCCTTCAGGCCTGCTCGCTGATTATTATGGAGCATTGCGGCGGAGCTTCCGGTCCAATCTGGGGTTCAGCCTTCCGCTCAGCAGGCAAATATGCCACAGGCCGGACCTCGCTGAATACGCTGGAGATGGCCGGAATGCTGGAAGCAGCGGTTCAGGGCATTCAGGCTACCGGCGAACGCTCCTTCGGACGGGGGGCAGTCGTGGGAGATAAGACGCTGATCGATGCGCTGATTCCTTGTGCCGAAGCCTGGAAGAGCAGTGCGGAGCAGAAGCTGTCCTTGAAGGAGGCTTTCGCCAAGGCGGCCGAAGCGGCTGTCACTGGGGCGGAACGTACGAAATCCATCGTTGCGCGGATGGGCCGGGCCGGGACGGTAGGTGAGCGCAGCATCGGCTACCCGGATGCTGGCGCATTTGCCCTGGGGGTTATTTTCACAGAGCTGTCTAACGCTGTCCAGTAA